From Acidimicrobiales bacterium, one genomic window encodes:
- a CDS encoding SDR family oxidoreductase produces MMGLLDERVCVVTGAGRGLGREHALLLAAEGARVVVNDLGGAIDGSGEDAGPAHEVVDEIRAAGGEAIANTDSVTSWAGAQQLVLDAINAYGRLDVLVNNAGILRDRSLVNLEEAEWDAVIAVHLKGHVAPTRWAAAHWRERAKSGETVKASVINTASGAMLGNPGQTNYSAAKAGIAAMTLVEAVELARYGVRANCLAPLARTRLTLQTPGVGDLVGPPADASFDLFHPGNVSPLVAYLATADCPFTGGVFHVGGNEVGLYSGWSLIEERVLTAAGRFSVADLVNRAPALLDDRSAPASMATSVTDTMAKFGRRGEG; encoded by the coding sequence ATGATGGGACTGCTCGATGAGCGGGTGTGCGTAGTGACCGGCGCCGGTCGCGGACTTGGACGAGAACATGCGTTGCTCCTCGCAGCCGAAGGCGCCCGAGTGGTGGTCAACGACCTCGGCGGAGCCATCGACGGCTCCGGCGAAGATGCTGGCCCAGCGCACGAGGTCGTCGACGAGATCAGAGCTGCGGGCGGTGAGGCGATTGCGAACACGGACTCAGTGACGAGTTGGGCCGGAGCCCAGCAACTCGTGCTCGACGCGATCAACGCCTACGGCCGCCTCGATGTGCTCGTCAACAACGCCGGCATCCTTCGCGACCGGTCGCTGGTCAATCTCGAGGAAGCAGAGTGGGACGCCGTGATCGCCGTCCACCTGAAGGGTCACGTCGCGCCGACACGGTGGGCCGCTGCTCACTGGCGCGAGCGAGCCAAGTCCGGGGAGACGGTCAAAGCGAGCGTGATCAACACCGCCTCCGGGGCGATGCTCGGGAACCCCGGACAGACCAACTACAGCGCAGCGAAGGCCGGGATCGCGGCGATGACGCTGGTCGAAGCGGTGGAACTCGCCCGGTACGGGGTCCGCGCGAACTGTCTCGCACCGCTCGCGCGAACCCGTTTGACCCTGCAGACACCCGGCGTCGGGGATCTCGTTGGTCCACCCGCTGACGCTTCGTTCGATCTGTTCCATCCCGGCAACGTGTCACCTCTGGTCGCGTACCTCGCGACCGCCGACTGCCCCTTTACCGGAGGCGTGTTCCATGTCGGCGGCAACGAGGTCGGCTTGTATTCGGGATGGAGCCTGATTGAGGAGCGCGTCCTGACCGCAGCCGGCCGCTTCTCGGTCGCCGATCTGGTCAATCGGGCACCAGCCCTGTTGGATGATCGGTCGGCCCCGGCCTCGATGGCCACCTCGGTCACAGACACGATGGCCAAGTTCGGCCGCCGGGGCGAGGGCTGA
- a CDS encoding TetR/AcrR family transcriptional regulator: protein MARDRLLDAAEACFERSGISKTTVEDIAKQASVSRATVYRYFEGRDAVVSGVILRATERYLERVRRRVEAQPDLGSAILEFVEVTIRAAHRDETIALLFKSDDSLNSVGIIQGTSVALFEMVAEFLRPLFVAHSDEHRPGLPIDDATEWILRAILSLLTVGGPKHRSRDGLDTYLRRFLLPPIIAES, encoded by the coding sequence ATGGCCCGGGATCGCCTGCTCGACGCTGCAGAGGCCTGCTTCGAACGATCCGGGATATCCAAGACGACCGTCGAGGACATCGCCAAGCAGGCCAGTGTCTCGCGGGCGACGGTGTATCGGTACTTCGAAGGGCGAGATGCCGTCGTGTCAGGAGTCATCCTGCGCGCAACCGAGCGATACCTCGAGCGGGTCCGTCGGCGAGTCGAGGCTCAACCCGATCTCGGCAGCGCGATCCTGGAGTTCGTCGAGGTGACGATCCGCGCCGCACACCGCGACGAAACGATCGCCTTGCTGTTCAAGAGCGACGACAGCCTCAACAGCGTCGGGATCATCCAAGGCACCTCGGTCGCGCTCTTCGAGATGGTGGCTGAGTTTCTCCGCCCACTGTTCGTCGCCCATTCGGACGAGCACCGGCCAGGGCTACCTATCGATGACGCGACAGAATGGATCCTGCGTGCCATCCTCAGCCTGCTGACGGTCGGCGGTCCCAAACATCGAAGCCGCGACGGACTCGACACCTACCTGCGTCGATTCCTGCTTCCGCCGATCATCGCCGAATCGTGA
- a CDS encoding cytochrome P450 — translation MTERTAGDLPISPTKDWGRDLDILDPRFVADPAGVWRELRDGCPVAFSERRGRAWMPVNYDDITTVAHDTDHFSSRRIGVVDLPESEREGRPLLTAPPITSDPPEHTWARRILLPAFSPGRIETMTPITQSLARELLDSIAEGCDADAARDYAQHIPVRVIAHMLGVPAADEEMFTNWAVRILQEGFNDLQKSLDAILETLEYFGVRVDERAALPADQRPDDLITLLVETEIDGEPLDRRHLLGTCFLLLIAGIDTTWSAIGSSLWHLASHPEDQARLRAEPDLIDSAVEELLRVYSPVTMAREVLSDVEVAGCPMKSGDKVLMSFPAANRDPAQFENPDEFIIDRQRNRHVAFGSGIHRCLGSNLARMEVRVAIQEWLARIPTFELTDPAAVTWTGGQVRGPRTIPVRWSATQP, via the coding sequence ATGACCGAACGCACCGCCGGCGACTTGCCGATTTCGCCCACCAAGGACTGGGGCCGCGATCTCGACATACTCGATCCGCGGTTCGTCGCCGACCCGGCTGGCGTGTGGCGTGAACTGCGCGACGGCTGCCCGGTCGCCTTCTCGGAGCGCCGTGGGCGCGCCTGGATGCCGGTCAACTACGACGACATCACGACGGTTGCCCATGACACCGATCACTTCTCGTCGAGGCGGATCGGGGTCGTCGATCTGCCCGAGAGCGAGCGGGAGGGACGACCGTTGCTGACGGCCCCACCGATCACTTCGGATCCTCCGGAACACACCTGGGCGCGACGGATCCTGCTCCCGGCGTTTTCGCCGGGGCGAATTGAGACGATGACGCCAATCACCCAAAGCCTTGCCCGGGAGCTGCTCGACTCGATCGCGGAGGGATGCGACGCGGATGCGGCGCGGGACTATGCGCAACACATCCCGGTGCGGGTCATCGCACATATGCTCGGCGTGCCCGCTGCCGACGAGGAGATGTTCACGAACTGGGCGGTTCGCATCCTCCAGGAGGGTTTCAACGATCTTCAGAAGAGCCTTGATGCGATCCTCGAGACGTTGGAGTACTTCGGCGTCCGCGTGGACGAACGCGCAGCGCTGCCCGCCGATCAGCGGCCCGACGACCTCATCACGCTGCTGGTGGAGACCGAGATCGACGGAGAGCCGCTCGACCGGCGCCACCTGCTGGGAACCTGTTTCCTCCTGCTGATCGCGGGCATCGATACCACCTGGAGTGCGATCGGTTCGTCGTTGTGGCACCTCGCAAGCCATCCGGAGGATCAGGCACGACTCCGCGCCGAACCCGACCTCATCGACTCCGCCGTCGAGGAACTCCTGCGTGTCTACAGTCCGGTGACGATGGCGCGAGAAGTGTTGTCCGACGTCGAGGTCGCGGGGTGCCCGATGAAGTCCGGCGACAAGGTACTGATGTCGTTCCCGGCGGCAAACCGCGACCCGGCACAGTTCGAGAACCCCGACGAGTTCATCATCGATCGCCAGCGCAATCGTCACGTCGCGTTCGGCTCGGGAATTCATCGTTGCCTCGGGTCCAACCTGGCGAGGATGGAAGTGAGGGTGGCCATTCAGGAATGGCTCGCCCGCATTCCGACCTTCGAACTCACAGATCCTGCCGCGGTGACGTGGACAGGCGGTCAGGTGCGGGGACCTCGTACGATTCCCGTCCGATGGTCTGCGACCCAACCGTGA
- a CDS encoding PaaI family thioesterase, translating to MEFELFDERTAERMLGAATATGGISTYLDFRHAAFTAGRLEAEMDARQDLLTPFGNLHGGCLSAFVDHCLGVVFYPVIPKGAWVATTEFKLNLLRPVSSGVCVAVAEIISLTKRSGVARIDITNNDKAVCAAQGTVTIVLPKG from the coding sequence ATGGAGTTTGAACTGTTCGATGAGCGAACGGCCGAGCGGATGCTCGGTGCTGCCACGGCGACCGGAGGAATCTCGACATATCTCGACTTCCGTCACGCCGCGTTCACTGCCGGCCGACTCGAGGCCGAGATGGATGCCCGACAAGATCTCCTGACCCCCTTCGGCAATCTCCACGGTGGCTGCCTCTCGGCGTTCGTCGATCACTGCCTTGGTGTGGTCTTCTACCCGGTGATCCCGAAGGGCGCCTGGGTGGCAACCACAGAGTTCAAACTCAACCTGCTCCGACCGGTGTCGTCGGGTGTGTGCGTCGCTGTCGCCGAGATCATCTCGCTCACGAAGCGCAGCGGAGTCGCCCGCATCGACATCACCAACAACGACAAGGCGGTCTGCGCCGCCCAAGGCACCGTGACCATCGTTCTCCCGAAGGGCTGA
- a CDS encoding nitronate monooxygenase family protein produces MNTLITEQLGCEFPILAFSHCRDVVAAVSRAGGFGVLGAVAHSPEQLEIDLAWIDAEVGSSPYGVDLLLPQKYVGDTEGGLDRDALRQLLPPAHQAFVDDILQRFGVPDLPEGERPRGMSLNVSPAGYEPLLDIAFAHPIRLIASALGPPPADVIDRARAANVKVAALAGTTAHAVKHAEAGADIIVAQGSEAGGHTGEVGTMVLVPEVVDAVSPVPVLAAGGIASGRHMAAAMALGASGVWTGSVWLTTAEAETEPVVKQKFLAATSSDTVRSRSITGKPARMLRTAWTDEWEREDSPKPLPMPVQPLLVGAALNRINRSATTPGSGAHELATYFVGQVVGSINTVRPADRVVLQMVEEFIDTITALSGHLDA; encoded by the coding sequence ATGAACACTCTCATCACCGAACAACTCGGGTGCGAATTTCCGATCCTCGCCTTCAGCCACTGCCGAGACGTTGTAGCCGCCGTGTCTCGTGCCGGCGGCTTCGGTGTGCTCGGGGCGGTTGCTCACAGTCCGGAGCAACTCGAGATCGATCTCGCGTGGATCGACGCAGAGGTTGGGAGCAGTCCCTACGGCGTCGATCTCCTGCTGCCACAAAAGTACGTTGGTGACACAGAAGGCGGTCTCGATCGAGACGCGCTCCGCCAATTGCTTCCGCCCGCACATCAGGCGTTCGTCGACGACATCCTGCAGCGTTTCGGAGTTCCCGATCTCCCTGAAGGTGAGCGCCCTCGGGGTATGAGTTTGAACGTGTCGCCGGCTGGCTACGAGCCGCTGCTCGATATCGCGTTCGCGCACCCGATCAGACTCATCGCATCCGCACTCGGCCCACCCCCCGCCGACGTGATCGACCGAGCCCGTGCCGCCAACGTCAAGGTCGCCGCGCTCGCCGGGACCACGGCGCACGCGGTAAAGCATGCCGAGGCCGGGGCCGACATCATCGTCGCCCAAGGCTCCGAGGCGGGAGGGCACACCGGCGAAGTAGGGACCATGGTGCTCGTGCCCGAGGTCGTCGACGCCGTCTCACCGGTGCCGGTGCTCGCCGCGGGCGGTATTGCGTCCGGGCGACACATGGCCGCCGCGATGGCGTTGGGGGCATCGGGGGTCTGGACCGGCTCAGTCTGGCTGACCACCGCCGAGGCAGAGACCGAACCAGTGGTCAAGCAGAAGTTTCTCGCGGCGACGTCGAGTGACACCGTTCGTTCGCGATCGATCACGGGCAAGCCTGCGCGAATGCTCCGCACCGCGTGGACCGACGAGTGGGAACGCGAAGACTCACCGAAGCCGCTACCAATGCCCGTTCAACCGCTCCTCGTCGGCGCTGCCCTGAATCGCATCAACCGGTCGGCCACGACACCCGGCTCCGGCGCGCACGAACTCGCCACCTACTTCGTCGGACAAGTCGTCGGCTCGATCAACACGGTCCGCCCCGCCGACCGCGTGGTACTCCAGATGGTCGAGGAGTTCATCGACACCATCACCGCTCTCTCGGGTCATCTCGACGCCTGA
- a CDS encoding site-specific integrase, which yields MARTLVEEIEADRPSEADDPEWSITFGEWLDQWWVQKEKTLSPSSVSPWRSAIRKYLQPLLGHQVLSELRVRHLEAVYRQLVDGGLSPARVQKIHTVASVALNDAVRRELIAASPANQARAPKGQRVEPNPPTPDEVARLLAAAEADDPELFVFLTVAANTGARRGELCALRWCDINFAGSFVTLANAVAKGGGDGAVVRQTKTGAVSRVAVSTRVLEILSRHRSQRVALMTELGARHDDRHFVWSQGIDGNRPVYPDTISVRFRRLSRRHGLEHVQLRQFRHYAATQLLSAGVDVRTVAGRLGHSRPATTLDRYAAFLPARDREAAELLETIHRSE from the coding sequence GTGGCGCGGACCCTGGTCGAGGAGATCGAGGCAGACCGCCCTTCAGAAGCCGACGATCCGGAGTGGAGCATCACGTTCGGGGAGTGGCTCGATCAATGGTGGGTGCAGAAGGAGAAGACGCTCTCGCCATCCAGCGTCTCGCCATGGAGATCTGCGATCCGAAAGTACCTCCAGCCCCTCCTGGGCCACCAGGTGCTCTCGGAGCTCCGGGTGCGGCATCTCGAGGCTGTCTACCGGCAGCTGGTCGACGGAGGTCTGTCGCCGGCGCGGGTGCAGAAGATCCACACGGTCGCTTCTGTCGCGCTGAACGACGCCGTGCGCCGGGAGCTGATCGCAGCGTCGCCGGCCAACCAGGCCAGAGCCCCGAAGGGACAACGTGTGGAACCGAATCCGCCCACGCCCGACGAGGTTGCACGACTCCTGGCTGCCGCGGAGGCCGACGATCCTGAACTCTTCGTGTTCCTGACGGTCGCGGCCAACACCGGGGCCAGACGAGGCGAGCTGTGCGCGCTGCGATGGTGCGACATCAACTTCGCCGGGAGCTTCGTCACCCTGGCCAACGCCGTCGCCAAGGGGGGCGGTGATGGCGCTGTGGTCCGCCAGACGAAGACGGGCGCGGTATCTCGAGTCGCGGTCAGCACACGTGTGCTCGAGATCCTGTCGCGACATCGTTCGCAGCGGGTCGCGCTCATGACGGAGCTTGGCGCACGCCACGACGACCGGCATTTCGTGTGGAGCCAGGGGATCGACGGCAACCGGCCGGTCTACCCGGACACGATCTCCGTTCGGTTCAGACGCCTTTCTCGCCGTCACGGCCTCGAGCATGTTCAGCTGAGACAGTTCCGCCACTACGCGGCCACCCAACTGCTCTCGGCAGGCGTCGATGTCCGAACGGTTGCGGGAAGGCTCGGTCACTCGCGTCCGGCGACAACCCTCGACCGCTACGCGGCCTTCCTTCCTGCACGAGATCGAGAAGCGGCCGAGCTACTGGAGACAATCCATCGGTCGGAGTGA
- a CDS encoding alpha/beta fold hydrolase, with product MISAKTTVHGKEAHYATGGRGLPVVFLHGWGLDHRAYQRSLRRLTARNCRVIAPALPGFGGTAGLPLHDQSLPAYARWVDAFLDAIGIDEPVVVMGHSFGGGIATMFAHNHRHRTRYLVILNSVGDPDAIWSGAKRQGVVDLARSMIDPVLGMLSPSPRGARARQAQRVFLKNASRDPLRVAATAFVAISADLRREMANLAAGDLPVTVLWSDRDGVIPMSAFDTFCSTFGAEGQVVRGGHSWLLASPDAFGDVLDNMIHVQAAEHRAETTTATTTKLREILAGTSLTGPAVSRLLKGVSPLWLLSAPPSVLAADLTLCHPRPKGSELRAVVQPVGTDGTHRLTVVATDRAGLIADTVAVLTAAGLSVESASAMTWPELNVALHAVTVHADRPIPQRRWDVIGEQLRAANLGRLSPGGELPGFTPSDRSEAVVLGETGDSSFVRVTSPDRPGLLHAICRWFADAGVSIAAADVSTADGMARDVFLVTGDYDIDELNRYLGRTPGSPLARAARRMAISA from the coding sequence ATGATCTCGGCCAAGACGACGGTGCATGGGAAGGAGGCGCACTACGCGACCGGTGGCCGGGGCCTCCCCGTGGTGTTCCTGCACGGCTGGGGCCTCGACCATCGGGCCTATCAGCGCTCGCTCCGCCGCTTGACCGCTCGCAACTGTCGGGTGATCGCGCCGGCCCTTCCCGGCTTCGGCGGCACCGCCGGTCTTCCGCTGCACGACCAGTCGTTGCCGGCCTACGCCCGCTGGGTCGACGCCTTCCTCGACGCGATCGGCATCGACGAACCCGTCGTCGTGATGGGCCACAGCTTCGGCGGCGGCATCGCCACGATGTTCGCCCACAACCACCGCCACCGGACCCGCTATCTCGTCATCCTCAACTCGGTCGGCGACCCCGACGCGATCTGGTCGGGAGCGAAGCGCCAGGGCGTGGTCGACCTCGCCCGCTCGATGATCGATCCCGTCCTCGGGATGCTCTCGCCCTCTCCGCGCGGCGCCCGGGCCCGCCAGGCGCAGCGGGTCTTCCTGAAGAACGCCAGTCGCGACCCGCTCCGGGTCGCGGCCACTGCGTTCGTCGCCATCTCGGCCGACCTGCGTCGGGAGATGGCCAACCTCGCCGCGGGCGACCTACCCGTGACCGTGCTGTGGAGCGACCGTGACGGCGTGATCCCCATGTCAGCCTTCGACACGTTCTGTTCCACGTTCGGCGCAGAGGGCCAGGTCGTCCGCGGTGGCCACTCGTGGCTGTTGGCGAGCCCCGACGCGTTCGGCGACGTGCTCGACAACATGATCCACGTCCAGGCCGCGGAACACCGCGCCGAGACGACCACCGCCACCACCACGAAGCTCCGCGAGATCCTGGCCGGCACCTCCCTCACCGGGCCGGCCGTGTCGCGCCTGCTGAAAGGCGTCTCGCCGCTGTGGCTGTTGAGTGCGCCGCCGAGCGTGCTCGCCGCCGACCTCACCCTCTGCCATCCCCGTCCCAAGGGATCTGAACTGCGCGCGGTGGTCCAGCCCGTCGGTACCGACGGCACGCACCGCCTCACCGTCGTCGCCACCGATCGTGCCGGGCTGATCGCCGACACGGTCGCCGTGCTGACCGCAGCCGGACTGTCCGTCGAGTCGGCCTCGGCGATGACCTGGCCCGAGTTGAACGTCGCCCTGCACGCCGTGACCGTCCACGCCGACCGTCCGATCCCCCAACGTCGGTGGGATGTCATCGGCGAGCAGCTCCGCGCCGCGAACCTCGGCCGTCTCTCACCCGGCGGAGAACTCCCCGGCTTCACTCCATCGGACCGATCCGAAGCCGTCGTGCTCGGCGAGACGGGCGACAGTTCCTTCGTTCGGGTGACGTCGCCGGATCGCCCCGGGCTGCTCCACGCGATCTGCCGCTGGTTCGCCGACGCCGGCGTGTCGATCGCAGCCGCCGACGTGTCCACCGCCGATGGCATGGCCCGCGACGTGTTCCTCGTGACGGGCGACTACGACATCGACGAACTCAACCGCTACCTCGGCCGCACCCCCGGCAGCCCCCTCGCCCGCGCCGCCCGCCGCATGGCCATCAGCGCCTGA
- a CDS encoding sigma-70 family RNA polymerase sigma factor, whose product MDTSAPSDPARRRAFEEAVAEVYEPVQRYLRRRCPADDADEVLNDTLLTIWRRLDDLPVERRLPWTYGVARRCLANHRRGTIRRLRLADKTARTAATECPDPWTNDADAALHDAMARLGDDDREIVRLWAWERLEAREIAEVLGTSANAVSVRLSRIRRRLDEEVSRQNHAPAGHERFDGHTKEDR is encoded by the coding sequence ATGGACACCTCGGCGCCCTCCGATCCGGCGCGACGCCGCGCGTTCGAGGAGGCCGTCGCCGAGGTCTACGAACCGGTGCAGCGCTACCTGCGTCGACGCTGCCCGGCCGACGATGCCGACGAGGTGCTCAACGACACCCTGCTGACGATCTGGCGCCGCCTCGACGACCTCCCCGTGGAGCGTCGACTCCCGTGGACGTACGGCGTGGCCCGCCGCTGCCTCGCCAACCATCGACGCGGCACGATCCGCCGGCTCCGGCTCGCCGACAAGACCGCTCGCACCGCCGCGACCGAATGCCCTGACCCCTGGACCAACGACGCGGACGCCGCCCTGCACGACGCCATGGCACGACTGGGCGATGACGACCGCGAGATCGTGCGCCTGTGGGCTTGGGAACGGCTCGAGGCTCGCGAGATCGCCGAGGTCCTCGGAACGAGCGCCAACGCGGTCAGCGTGAGGCTCTCGCGAATTCGTCGCCGGCTCGACGAGGAAGTTTCCCGACAGAATCATGCGCCTGCCGGACATGAACGGTTCGACGGCCACACGAAGGAGGACCGGTGA
- a CDS encoding amidase family protein codes for MSVPDFRTVTVQELARRVRDHELSASEVTEAALARIDELNPVLNAFVAIDAEAAHAQAAVIDARLAAGQEVGHLAGIPIGVKDLEDAEGFVTTRGSFVTGGAGPAAADSTEVARLRAAGCVVIGKTNTPEDGWTGDTYNPVFGATLNPWNTERSPGGSSGGSSAAIASGMVPLATGSDGGGSIRIPSALTGMSGHKPSQGRVPGGPSPMGASDLSTVGPMARRIRDVALALDVVAGPSPGDLRSLDAPTRSYREALAEPHAPKRVLWAPSVEGQEPDGEVHAICRAAVDRIADAGVEVVETGPVFDDLIGPFALLFFGGMVPGFRAAIDDPEVMARVTPGLQGIIAYANELLTPDSVEEARKDSQRLSIALAARMAGFDALLSPTVAGQTPVSERQGTIDGEESEAWVSYTYGFNVTRRPAGTTNAGFTADGMPVGLQIVGHQNDDLGTLITTAWVEDLLGFDPIAPL; via the coding sequence ATGAGCGTCCCCGATTTCCGAACCGTGACCGTGCAGGAGCTCGCCCGGCGGGTGCGTGACCACGAGCTCAGCGCGAGCGAGGTCACCGAGGCCGCACTGGCTCGGATCGACGAGCTCAACCCGGTCCTCAACGCCTTCGTGGCGATCGACGCCGAGGCCGCCCACGCCCAGGCCGCCGTCATCGACGCTCGGCTCGCCGCCGGGCAGGAGGTCGGTCACCTGGCCGGCATCCCGATCGGGGTGAAGGACCTGGAGGACGCCGAGGGGTTCGTCACCACCCGTGGGTCGTTCGTGACCGGTGGCGCCGGGCCGGCGGCGGCCGACTCCACCGAGGTCGCCCGGCTGCGCGCCGCAGGGTGTGTCGTGATCGGCAAGACCAACACGCCCGAGGACGGCTGGACGGGCGACACCTACAATCCGGTCTTCGGCGCGACCCTCAATCCGTGGAACACCGAGCGTTCGCCCGGCGGATCGTCGGGTGGCTCGTCGGCGGCGATCGCCTCGGGGATGGTGCCGCTGGCGACCGGGTCCGACGGTGGCGGCTCGATCCGCATCCCGTCGGCGCTCACGGGGATGTCGGGTCACAAGCCCTCGCAGGGGCGGGTGCCGGGCGGTCCGTCGCCGATGGGGGCGAGCGACTTGTCGACGGTCGGGCCCATGGCCCGGCGCATTCGCGACGTCGCCCTCGCCCTCGATGTGGTCGCCGGCCCCTCGCCCGGAGATCTGCGTTCGCTCGATGCGCCGACGCGGTCCTATCGCGAGGCCCTGGCCGAGCCACATGCCCCGAAGCGGGTGCTGTGGGCGCCGTCGGTCGAGGGTCAGGAGCCCGACGGCGAGGTCCATGCGATCTGCCGGGCGGCGGTCGACCGCATCGCCGATGCCGGGGTCGAGGTCGTGGAGACGGGGCCGGTGTTCGACGATCTGATCGGCCCGTTCGCCCTGTTGTTCTTCGGCGGGATGGTGCCGGGGTTCCGGGCCGCCATCGACGATCCCGAGGTGATGGCCCGGGTCACGCCAGGGCTGCAGGGGATCATCGCCTACGCCAACGAACTGCTCACCCCCGACTCCGTGGAGGAGGCCCGCAAGGACTCGCAGCGCCTGTCGATCGCGTTGGCCGCCAGGATGGCGGGGTTCGATGCCTTGCTGTCGCCGACCGTGGCCGGCCAGACGCCCGTGTCGGAGCGGCAGGGCACGATCGATGGCGAGGAGAGCGAGGCGTGGGTCAGCTACACCTACGGCTTCAATGTCACCCGCCGCCCGGCCGGGACGACCAACGCCGGGTTCACCGCCGACGGCATGCCGGTGGGGTTGCAGATCGTCGGTCACCAGAACGACGACCTGGGCACGCTGATCACCACGGCCTGGGTCGAGGACCTCCTCGGCTTCGACCCCATCGCCCCCCTCTGA
- a CDS encoding VOC family protein, with amino-acid sequence MSSSVRILGHDHVVLNVADPERSLAWYRDKLGLAPEREAEWRAGEVLFLSLRLNETTVIDLFTAERTGTNVDHFSMRVADDVDLVAVAESGEFEVTAGPMRIWGAQGHGIGLYVKDPDGNTVELKHYGPDRDDG; translated from the coding sequence ATGAGCTCGTCCGTCCGCATCCTCGGCCATGACCATGTCGTCCTCAACGTCGCCGATCCGGAGCGGTCGCTCGCCTGGTATCGCGACAAGCTCGGTCTCGCCCCCGAGCGCGAGGCCGAGTGGCGGGCGGGCGAGGTGCTGTTCTTGTCGCTGCGGTTGAACGAGACGACCGTCATCGACCTGTTCACCGCCGAGCGGACCGGCACCAACGTCGACCACTTCTCGATGCGGGTCGCCGACGACGTCGACCTGGTCGCGGTCGCCGAATCGGGGGAGTTCGAGGTGACCGCCGGGCCGATGCGGATCTGGGGAGCGCAGGGTCACGGCATCGGCCTCTATGTGAAGGACCCGGACGGCAACACCGTCGAGCTCAAGCACTACGGACCCGACCGTGACGACGGCTGA
- a CDS encoding HAD family hydrolase encodes MTAYRAVLFDWMLTLADYPPPAAMARRAARLVGRSLTDGEVTSVVDALTRTHRDPDVVEAMTRCDCSVAEHEHAEMMLLRRAGLDEELAAAWYSLLGDPDVHRLYAEVPSVLSALAARRVHVVVISDIHVDLREHARRAGIDALIDGWVLSFEHGVQKPDPRIYELALAAAGVAPTDALMVGDRHTADGAASLLGIDSLILPPRRARDPEVVDPRLNGVVRLVG; translated from the coding sequence GTGACGGCCTACCGCGCAGTGCTCTTCGACTGGATGCTGACGCTGGCCGACTATCCGCCGCCGGCGGCCATGGCACGACGGGCCGCTCGTCTGGTCGGCCGGTCGCTGACCGACGGCGAGGTGACCTCGGTGGTCGACGCGCTGACCCGTACCCACCGTGATCCCGACGTGGTCGAGGCGATGACCCGGTGTGACTGCTCGGTCGCCGAACACGAACACGCGGAGATGATGCTCCTGCGCCGGGCCGGCCTCGACGAGGAGCTGGCCGCCGCCTGGTACTCCCTGCTCGGCGATCCCGACGTTCACCGCCTCTACGCCGAGGTCCCGTCCGTGTTGTCCGCGCTGGCGGCGCGTCGGGTGCACGTGGTCGTCATCAGCGACATCCACGTCGACCTCCGCGAACACGCGCGCCGGGCGGGAATCGACGCACTGATCGACGGATGGGTGCTGTCGTTCGAGCACGGCGTCCAGAAACCCGACCCTCGCATCTACGAGCTGGCCCTCGCCGCAGCCGGGGTGGCGCCGACCGATGCCCTCATGGTCGGCGATCGCCACACGGCCGACGGCGCAGCCTCTCTCCTGGGCATCGATTCGCTGATCCTGCCGCCGCGACGGGCAAGGGATCCCGAGGTCGTCGATCCCCGTCTCAACGGCGTGGTGCGGCTCGTCGGCTGA